A portion of the Blautia hansenii DSM 20583 genome contains these proteins:
- a CDS encoding recombinase family protein — protein sequence MAGIKEEKKIYLVGIYCRLSKDDGTDNESASIATQKSILTDYVKKQGWHIAKTYVDDGYSGTNFQRPSFQNMIKDIESGLINCVITKDLSRLGRNYLDCGLYLEVFFPEHNVRYIAVNDGVDTLNKSAMDITPFRNILNEMYAADISVKIKSAYRARFQQGKFMGTTAPYGYIKDPADHNHLLIDDKVAHVVKEIFDLALKGNGVAKICRHLNKQHILRPAAYAAERGETGFERHFEGNEDKRYIWSGNSVRSILRSPIYAGNLVGYKRIAANMKSKKRPSKLPEEWEVIPNTHEGIVTQEEFDIVQQLITSRRLPQNKGGFVNIFAGVIKCVDCGCALRAMNVHRRKRPEIIDCVQYSCNNYARNGRSECSAHNIEARDLFNAVLADINCFADMAVNDEKAVRAIEKRLTETDQSRAKALEKERKKLNKRLAELDRLFSSLYEDKVMERITERNFEMMSGKYQKEQLEIEARLKEVTETLNESYEKSRGIRDFLALIRNYQGLKELDATVINALIDKILVSEREKMADGTVKQEIKIYYKFIGFVDELHIIPTKRWAAMPAKNCTVCGVEYVPGSGASRYCPACAKKIRREKSNESKRRSREQKRIACMNCPQKMTD from the coding sequence ATGGCAGGAATCAAAGAAGAAAAGAAAATCTATTTAGTCGGCATTTATTGCCGCTTATCTAAAGACGATGGTACGGATAACGAGAGTGCGAGCATTGCGACACAGAAATCCATCCTCACGGATTATGTGAAAAAGCAGGGATGGCACATAGCAAAAACGTATGTGGACGATGGTTATTCTGGTACAAATTTCCAAAGACCAAGTTTCCAGAATATGATAAAAGACATTGAAAGCGGTCTGATAAACTGCGTGATTACGAAAGATTTATCCCGTCTGGGGAGAAACTATCTTGATTGTGGGTTATATCTGGAAGTTTTCTTCCCAGAGCATAACGTGAGGTATATAGCGGTCAATGACGGCGTAGATACCTTGAATAAATCTGCTATGGACATCACGCCTTTCCGCAACATTTTAAACGAAATGTATGCCGCTGACATATCTGTTAAGATAAAATCGGCATATCGGGCGAGGTTTCAACAGGGGAAATTCATGGGAACTACCGCCCCTTATGGCTATATCAAAGACCCTGCCGACCACAACCATCTGCTGATAGATGATAAAGTGGCACATGTTGTAAAAGAGATATTCGACCTTGCATTAAAAGGGAATGGAGTTGCCAAAATTTGCAGACATCTTAATAAACAGCATATCCTACGCCCTGCCGCTTATGCGGCGGAGCGTGGCGAAACAGGCTTTGAACGTCATTTTGAGGGGAACGAGGACAAACGCTATATTTGGAGTGGGAACAGCGTGAGGAGCATTTTAAGAAGCCCGATATATGCGGGAAATCTTGTAGGCTACAAACGGATTGCCGCCAATATGAAAAGCAAGAAACGCCCCTCTAAGCTGCCCGAAGAATGGGAAGTGATACCCAATACCCATGAGGGAATAGTCACGCAGGAGGAATTTGATATTGTCCAACAGCTTATTACAAGTCGTAGGCTTCCACAGAACAAGGGAGGATTTGTAAATATTTTTGCAGGCGTTATCAAGTGTGTGGACTGCGGATGTGCTCTGCGGGCAATGAACGTACACAGGAGGAAACGCCCAGAGATTATCGACTGTGTACAGTATTCATGTAATAATTATGCAAGAAACGGAAGAAGCGAGTGTAGTGCCCACAATATAGAAGCAAGGGATTTATTCAATGCCGTTCTTGCCGACATCAACTGTTTTGCGGATATGGCAGTGAATGATGAAAAGGCGGTCAGGGCCATAGAAAAGCGGCTCACGGAAACAGACCAGAGCAGGGCGAAAGCATTAGAGAAAGAACGTAAGAAGCTGAACAAACGCCTTGCGGAACTGGACAGGCTGTTTTCCTCTCTCTACGAGGATAAGGTCATGGAGCGTATTACCGAGCGGAATTTTGAGATGATGTCGGGGAAATACCAGAAAGAGCAGCTTGAAATTGAAGCAAGGCTGAAAGAGGTGACGGAAACTCTTAATGAAAGCTACGAGAAATCACGGGGAATCCGTGACTTCCTCGCCCTTATCCGAAATTATCAAGGCTTAAAAGAACTGGATGCAACAGTTATAAACGCACTCATAGACAAGATACTTGTTTCGGAGCGTGAGAAGATGGCAGACGGAACAGTGAAGCAGGAAATCAAGATTTACTATAAATTCATCGGCTTTGTCGATGAATTACATATCATACCTACAAAACGGTGGGCAGCAATGCCCGCTAAAAATTGTACGGTGTGCGGCGTTGAATATGTCCCGGGCTCTGGTGCATCAAGGTATTGTCCTGCTTGTGCCAAGAAGATACGGAGGGAGAAATCAAACGAGAGCAAACGCAGGAGCAGAGAACAGAAAAGGATAGCATGTATGAACTGTCCGCAAAAAATGACCGACTGA
- a CDS encoding YdbC family protein yields MREIQYEIVKEIAVLSTGDSGYTKEINLISWNGKEPKYDIRSFSPNREKCGKGITLNADEAAALLKALQKELNSED; encoded by the coding sequence ATGAGAGAAATCCAGTATGAAATCGTAAAGGAAATCGCAGTATTGTCTACGGGCGACAGTGGCTACACAAAGGAAATCAATCTCATTTCATGGAATGGGAAAGAGCCGAAGTATGACATCCGCAGCTTTTCCCCGAACCGTGAAAAGTGCGGCAAGGGAATCACGCTGAACGCTGATGAAGCGGCGGCACTCCTTAAAGCATTACAGAAAGAATTAAACAGCGAGGATTAA
- a CDS encoding ParB/RepB/Spo0J family partition protein, which translates to MKKQDFKVLKTKDLYPFPDNPFHVAEDETLSELAESIKEFGIVTPIITRPKEDGDGYEVIAGQRRVRASELAGINTVPAFVLPLDRDRAIITLVDSNLQRENILPSERAFAYKMKSEAMKRQGFRTDLTSSQVVTKLRTDDKVAQGFGVGRMTVQRFIRLTELIPPILQMVDEGKIALTPAVELSFLKKDEQENLFATMESEEATPSLSQAQRMKQLSQSGRLDMDTIFAIMTEEKGNQKETLKINTSKLKKYFPKNTTPKQMEETIIKLLERELQRKRNRDSR; encoded by the coding sequence ATGAAGAAACAGGATTTTAAGGTGTTAAAGACCAAAGACTTGTACCCGTTCCCCGACAATCCGTTTCATGTGGCAGAAGATGAAACACTGTCAGAGTTAGCGGAAAGCATCAAGGAATTTGGCATTGTCACGCCGATAATCACACGCCCGAAAGAGGACGGGGACGGTTATGAAGTGATTGCAGGACAGCGGCGTGTCCGTGCTTCTGAACTTGCAGGGATAAATACCGTGCCTGCGTTTGTCCTGCCCTTAGACCGTGACCGAGCCATCATCACCCTTGTAGACAGCAATTTGCAGCGTGAGAATATCCTGCCATCGGAGCGGGCGTTTGCTTACAAGATGAAATCCGAAGCCATGAAGCGGCAGGGTTTCCGCACAGACTTAACCTCGTCACAAGTTGTGACGAAGTTGCGGACGGACGACAAGGTGGCACAGGGCTTCGGCGTGGGCAGGATGACCGTGCAGCGTTTTATCCGCCTGACGGAACTGATACCGCCGATTTTGCAGATGGTGGACGAGGGGAAAATCGCCCTCACGCCTGCGGTGGAACTGTCCTTCTTGAAGAAAGACGAGCAGGAAAACCTCTTTGCCACGATGGAGAGCGAAGAAGCAACGCCCTCACTCTCACAGGCACAGCGGATGAAACAGTTAAGCCAGAGCGGGCGGCTTGACATGGATACGATATTTGCGATTATGACGGAGGAAAAGGGCAACCAGAAAGAAACCTTGAAAATCAACACAAGCAAGCTGAAAAAATACTTTCCGAAGAACACAACGCCGAAGCAGATGGAGGAAACCATCATCAAACTTTTGGAGCGTGAGTTGCAGAGGAAACGCAACCGTGACAGCCGCTAA
- the mobV gene encoding MobV family relaxase, with the protein MPYAILRFQKRKAGGVAACERHNERKKEAYKSNPDIDMERSKNNYHLIAPPKYTYKKEINRMVAEAGCRTRKDSVMMVETLITASPEFMNQLPPEEQKAYFQTALDFISERVGKQNILSAVVHMDERTPHMHLCFVPITPDNKLSAKAILGNQKSLSEWQTAYHERMSSRWNQLERGQSSMETKRKHVPTWLYKLGGRLDKQYEEIVSALSDINAFNAGKKRDKALDLLSAWLPDVEKFSKEIGKQQAYIDSLKERIGQESDYAGRMRDEKYEQELKVQKANQKIFELQRTNEQMGRLLSKIPPEVLEELQKNHRSRAKER; encoded by the coding sequence ATGCCTTATGCAATCCTGCGTTTCCAGAAACGAAAAGCGGGCGGCGTTGCGGCTTGTGAACGCCACAACGAGCGGAAGAAAGAAGCCTACAAAAGCAACCCAGATATAGATATGGAACGCTCTAAAAACAATTACCATCTCATAGCACCACCAAAGTACACCTACAAGAAAGAGATTAACCGCATGGTAGCCGAAGCGGGGTGCAGGACAAGGAAAGACAGCGTGATGATGGTGGAAACGCTCATCACAGCTTCACCAGAATTTATGAACCAGTTACCGCCCGAAGAACAAAAAGCGTATTTCCAGACGGCTCTTGACTTCATTTCGGAGCGTGTTGGAAAGCAGAATATCCTCTCCGCTGTCGTCCATATGGACGAGAGAACGCCCCATATGCACCTCTGCTTTGTGCCGATTACGCCAGACAATAAGCTGTCAGCGAAAGCTATCTTAGGCAACCAGAAATCATTATCCGAGTGGCAGACCGCCTACCATGAGCGGATGTCCTCACGGTGGAATCAGCTTGAACGGGGGCAGTCCTCAATGGAAACCAAGCGGAAACACGTCCCCACATGGCTCTATAAATTAGGCGGCAGGCTTGATAAACAGTATGAAGAAATCGTGTCTGCCCTATCCGACATCAACGCCTTTAACGCAGGGAAGAAAAGGGATAAAGCGTTAGATTTACTCTCTGCATGGCTGCCAGACGTGGAGAAATTCTCTAAGGAAATCGGGAAACAGCAGGCGTATATCGACAGTTTGAAAGAGAGAATTGGGCAGGAATCAGACTATGCGGGGCGTATGCGTGATGAAAAGTACGAGCAGGAACTAAAGGTGCAGAAAGCGAATCAGAAGATATTTGAATTGCAGAGAACCAACGAGCAGATGGGGCGGCTGCTGTCAAAAATACCGCCCGAAGTGTTGGAAGAATTGCAGAAAAATCATAGAAGCAGAGCGAAAGAAAGGTAG
- a CDS encoding sigma-70 family RNA polymerase sigma factor — protein sequence MAYNHGREDRKWRIWKEAEEKLLRECGVDEATIEQIRMADRADFNSNRRFYRWTNDVAEYLEDMAGRERQAEVGTVAELLEEIESENLYQVLVTVDGRTLKIVLLKMQGYSTKEIAPLVHLTTGAIYARLDHLRKKLRKIL from the coding sequence ATGGCATACAACCACGGACGGGAGGACAGGAAATGGCGTATCTGGAAAGAAGCGGAGGAAAAGCTGCTGCGTGAGTGCGGCGTTGATGAAGCGACCATTGAGCAGATACGCATGGCGGACAGGGCAGACTTCAATTCCAACAGGCGGTTTTACCGATGGACGAATGACGTTGCGGAATATCTTGAGGACATGGCAGGCAGGGAGCGGCAGGCGGAAGTGGGTACGGTTGCGGAGTTACTGGAAGAGATTGAGAGCGAAAATCTCTATCAAGTATTAGTCACGGTGGACGGGCGTACCTTGAAAATCGTCCTGCTGAAAATGCAGGGGTATTCCACAAAGGAGATTGCCCCGCTTGTGCATTTGACGACTGGTGCCATCTATGCGAGGTTAGACCATCTGCGGAAGAAGCTGCGGAAAATTTTATAG
- a CDS encoding cysteine-rich KTR domain-containing protein translates to MMKCEWILCPVCGSKTRNKIRKDTVLENYPLYCPKCRQERLIKVDNLKITVIKEPDA, encoded by the coding sequence ATGATGAAATGCGAATGGATATTGTGTCCTGTTTGTGGGAGCAAAACCCGTAATAAAATTAGGAAGGACACTGTTTTGGAGAATTATCCCCTTTATTGTCCAAAATGCAGACAAGAAAGATTGATTAAAGTTGACAACTTGAAGATAACTGTCATCAAAGAGCCAGACGCTTAA
- the tet(O) gene encoding tetracycline resistance ribosomal protection protein Tet(O), with the protein MKIINLGILAHVDAGKTTLTESLLYTSGAIAELGSVDEGTTRTDTMNLERQRGITIQTAVTSFQWEDVKVNIIDTPGHMDFLAEVYRSLSVLDGAVLLVSAKDGIQAQTRILFHALQIMKIPTIFFINKIDQEGIDLPMVYREMKAKLSSEIIVKQKVGQHPHINVTDNDDMEQWDAVIMGNDELLEKYMSGKPFKMSELEQEENRRFQNGTLFPVYHGSAKNNLGIRQLIEVIASKFYSSTPEGQSELCGQVFKIEYSEKRRRFVYVRIYSGTLHLRDVIRISEKEKIKITEMCVPTNGELYSSDTACSGDIVILPNDVLQLNSILGNEILLPQRKFIENPLPMLQTTIAVKKSEQREILLGALTEISDGDPLLKYYVDTTTHEIILSFLGNVQMEVICAILEEKYHVEAEIKEPTVIYMERPLRKAEYTIHIEVPPNPFWASVGLSIEPLPIGSGVQYESRVSLGYLNQSFQNAVMEGVLYGCEQGLYGWKVTDCKICFEYGLYYSPVSTPADFRLLSPIVLEQALKKAGTELLEPYLHFEIYAPQEYLSRAYHDAPRYCADIVSTQIKNDEVILKGEIPARCIQEYRNDLTYFTNGQGVCLTELKGYQPAIGKFICQPRRPNSRIDKVRHMFHKLA; encoded by the coding sequence ATGAAAATAATTAACTTAGGCATTCTGGCTCACGTTGACGCAGGAAAGACAACATTAACGGAAAGTTTATTGTATACCAGTGGTGCAATTGCAGAACTAGGGAGCGTAGATGAAGGCACAACAAGGACAGATACAATGAATTTGGAGCGTCAAAGGGGAATCACTATCCAGACAGCAGTGACATCTTTTCAGTGGGAGGATGTAAAAGTCAACATTATAGATACGCCAGGCCATATGGATTTTTTGGCGGAAGTATACCGTTCTTTATCCGTATTAGACGGAGCAGTATTATTAGTTTCTGCAAAGGATGGCATACAGGCACAGACCCGTATACTGTTTCATGCACTACAGATAATGAAGATTCCGACAATTTTTTTCATCAATAAAATTGACCAAGAGGGGATTGATTTGCCAATGGTATATCGGGAAATGAAAGCAAAGCTTTCTTCGGAAATTATAGTGAAGCAAAAGGTTGGGCAGCATCCCCATATAAATGTAACGGACAATGACGATATGGAACAGTGGGATGCGGTAATTATGGGAAACGATGAACTATTAGAGAAATATATGTCAGGGAAACCGTTTAAAATGTCAGAACTGGAACAGGAAGAAAACAGGAGATTCCAAAACGGAACGTTATTTCCCGTTTATCACGGAAGCGCTAAAAACAATCTGGGGATTCGGCAGCTTATAGAAGTAATTGCCAGTAAATTTTATTCATCAACGCCTGAAGGTCAATCTGAACTATGCGGGCAGGTTTTTAAGATTGAATATTCAGAGAAAAGGCGGCGTTTTGTTTATGTGCGTATATATAGCGGAACATTGCATTTGAGGGATGTTATTAGAATATCTGAAAAAGAGAAAATAAAAATCACAGAGATGTGTGTTCCGACAAACGGTGAATTATATTCATCCGATACAGCCTGCTCTGGTGATATTGTAATTTTACCAAATGATGTTTTGCAGCTAAACAGTATTTTGGGGAACGAAATACTGTTGCCGCAGAGAAAATTTATTGAAAATCCTCTCCCTATGCTCCAAACAACGATTGCAGTAAAGAAATCTGAACAGCGGGAAATATTGCTTGGGGCACTTACAGAAATTTCAGATGGCGACCCTCTTTTAAAATATTATGTGGATACTACAACGCATGAGATTATACTTTCTTTTTTGGGGAATGTGCAGATGGAAGTCATTTGTGCCATCCTTGAGGAAAAATATCATGTGGAGGCAGAAATAAAAGAGCCTACTGTTATATATATGGAAAGACCGCTTAGAAAAGCAGAATATACCATCCACATAGAAGTCCCGCCAAATCCTTTCTGGGCTTCTGTCGGGTTGTCCATAGAGCCGCTCCCTATTGGAAGCGGAGTGCAGTATGAAAGCAGAGTTTCACTTGGATATTTAAATCAATCGTTCCAAAATGCGGTTATGGAGGGGGTTCTTTATGGCTGCGAGCAGGGGCTGTATGGATGGAAAGTGACAGACTGTAAAATCTGTTTTGAATATGGATTGTATTATAGTCCTGTAAGTACCCCCGCAGACTTTCGGCTGCTTTCCCCTATCGTATTGGAGCAGGCTTTAAAAAAAGCAGGGACAGAACTATTAGAGCCATATCTCCACTTTGAAATTTATGCACCGCAGGAATATCTCTCACGGGCGTATCATGATGCTCCAAGGTATTGTGCAGATATTGTAAGTACTCAGATAAAGAATGACGAGGTCATTCTGAAAGGAGAAATCCCTGCTAGATGTATTCAAGAATACAGGAACGATTTAACTTATTTCACAAATGGGCAGGGAGTCTGCTTGACAGAGTTAAAAGGATACCAGCCAGCTATTGGTAAATTTATTTGCCAACCCCGCCGCCCGAATAGCCGTATAGATAAGGTTCGGCATATGTTCCACAAGTTAGCTTAA
- a CDS encoding TnpV protein, whose product MAKSLFEELGGKYERQGDYLIPCLTVPAEEEQAIGIWGQRHLDYLKQYRKVTYTNLLTSGRLNAYLADINRQAQERFERLIEGMKQAQGITEQLKAENALEWTGCLNNIRACAREIVEKEIIFA is encoded by the coding sequence ATGGCAAAATCATTATTTGAGGAACTGGGCGGCAAATACGAAAGGCAAGGGGATTATTTGATACCGTGCTTAACTGTACCCGCCGAAGAAGAACAGGCAATAGGCATCTGGGGGCAACGGCATTTAGATTATCTAAAACAGTACCGTAAAGTTACATACACCAATCTTCTTACAAGCGGCAGGCTAAACGCCTACCTTGCCGACATCAACAGACAGGCACAGGAACGCTTTGAAAGGCTCATAGAGGGTATGAAACAGGCACAGGGCATAACGGAACAGCTAAAGGCAGAAAACGCCTTAGAATGGACAGGATGCCTCAATAACATAAGGGCTTGTGCGAGGGAGATTGTGGAAAAGGAAATTATTTTTGCATAA
- a CDS encoding IS3 family transposase produces the protein MLCKGNRLEAYRFIDEHKDFFGLRWLLKHFHIYPNAYYNYRKNRKKSFLQHRQQVFEQIKTIYYNNNRILGHRPMRIFLKRQEISLSKTTVHKYMNQILGLHARIMRKKPAYVHGTKNKIFPNLLKQDFHCTEPNRIWCTDFTYIRMRNGKMRYNCSILDLYDRSIVATLNSDYINTELAKATLEKALMEEKPEKGLILHSDQGCQFTSWGFINYCESRGICQSMSKAGCPYDVGRILRTFKIKKNVEVTDNGKIII, from the coding sequence ATTCTTTGCAAAGGAAATCGATTAGAGGCTTATCGATTTATTGATGAACATAAGGATTTCTTTGGGTTACGCTGGTTATTAAAGCATTTCCATATTTATCCCAATGCTTATTATAATTACCGGAAAAACCGGAAGAAATCTTTTCTGCAGCATCGGCAACAAGTTTTTGAACAAATTAAAACCATTTATTATAATAACAACCGAATTTTAGGACATAGACCCATGAGGATCTTTTTGAAAAGGCAGGAGATTTCTCTAAGTAAGACTACCGTCCATAAATATATGAACCAAATTCTGGGACTTCATGCAAGGATCATGAGAAAGAAGCCGGCATATGTCCATGGAACAAAAAATAAGATTTTCCCAAACCTCCTAAAGCAGGATTTCCATTGTACGGAGCCAAACCGGATATGGTGTACAGATTTCACCTATATCCGTATGAGGAATGGAAAAATGCGTTATAACTGCTCTATTCTTGATTTATATGACCGTAGTATAGTTGCCACTTTAAATTCGGATTATATCAATACGGAATTGGCAAAAGCAACTTTAGAGAAGGCACTGATGGAAGAAAAGCCTGAAAAAGGATTGATTTTACATAGCGATCAAGGCTGCCAGTTTACATCATGGGGGTTTATCAATTATTGTGAAAGCAGGGGGATTTGTCAGAGTATGAGTAAGGCAGGCTGTCCTTATGATGTAGGACGGATTTTGCGGACATTCAAAATAAAAAAGAATGTGGAGGTAACAGACAATGGCAAAATCATTATTTGA
- a CDS encoding transposase → MTKKYSEEFKKQMVQEYLKGTSYPKLSKEYQVAKSTLVGWVKKYSEECQSTKPQTSPSFSENAKEIHELHKRIQELEKENLFLKKAAAFFAKEID, encoded by the coding sequence ATGACCAAAAAGTACAGCGAAGAATTTAAAAAGCAGATGGTACAGGAATATTTAAAAGGTACCAGCTATCCAAAACTTTCAAAAGAATATCAGGTTGCAAAATCCACCCTTGTAGGATGGGTAAAAAAATACAGCGAAGAATGCCAGTCTACAAAGCCACAAACCTCTCCCTCTTTTTCAGAAAATGCAAAGGAAATACACGAGCTTCATAAGCGTATCCAGGAACTGGAAAAGGAAAATCTTTTCTTAAAAAAAGCGGCGGCATTCTTTGCAAAGGAAATCGATTAG
- a CDS encoding TipAS antibiotic-recognition domain-containing protein, producing MEKYTEEMKHNLEHFSEIMDEWYSQVPEEMLKEDKFLKLASNKGEDVASESVQSIVEEIIANTQTTAPKLLIGGAENYCRMMIDTYSNDYLSKVFDTKHDAGSREYIVKAFRYYSENNCTENN from the coding sequence ATTGAAAAATATACCGAAGAAATGAAACATAATCTGGAGCATTTCTCTGAAATTATGGATGAATGGTATTCACAAGTACCAGAAGAAATGCTGAAAGAAGATAAATTTCTTAAGCTGGCTTCTAACAAAGGAGAAGATGTAGCTTCGGAATCGGTTCAAAGCATTGTAGAGGAAATCATAGCCAACACTCAGACCACTGCCCCAAAACTTCTGATCGGAGGTGCGGAAAATTACTGCCGAATGATGATCGACACTTATTCTAATGATTATCTAAGCAAAGTATTTGACACAAAACATGATGCAGGAAGCAGAGAATATATTGTGAAAGCCTTCCGCTATTATTCCGAAAATAACTGCACAGAAAATAATTAG
- a CDS encoding ISLre2 family transposase yields MIKSIQQFQTEGGKNLEKVFMNYSSDMTKIAEMVKGVKERVINLGLSMIAEELEMYDAFLCKNRQARPEWYVERKDETTLLTSLGSVTYHKTLFKNKFTGKYEYLLDRVMGIEKHERMSEDAVAELLGEAVQTSYRKGGISACMTEECVSKETVMNKLHALEFPKNTEQLEKKKVVDYLYIDADEDHVSLQFRERKGDLINLENNRKNNQAIAKLVYIYEGIEKEAPAGKRHKLINPYYFCRVCNGKENRKLWDEVYEYIENHYEVNRIKKIYLNADGGAWIKSGKKSIAGITYVFDEFHLEKAVMKLTSHMKDRREDTRKELYEAIRKKKKSDFEEIVEKLEEGLKDQKEVKRIEDNKVYLLSNWTAAKLRLNHKDGVKGCSAEGHVSHVLSSRMSSRPMGWSIKGMSKMAELRAYYYNGRDMLELVRYQKENLQKAVGCEEVVFSCEEMLREERKRRRVLGKLAELPIYRIPYPQIRKIANFKGHIYGL; encoded by the coding sequence ATGATTAAAAGTATACAACAATTTCAGACAGAAGGGGGAAAAAATTTAGAAAAAGTTTTTATGAATTATTCATCAGATATGACAAAAATTGCAGAAATGGTAAAAGGTGTAAAAGAGCGTGTGATCAATCTGGGACTGTCTATGATTGCAGAAGAGCTGGAAATGTATGATGCATTTCTCTGCAAAAACAGACAGGCACGTCCAGAGTGGTATGTGGAACGCAAAGATGAAACAACACTTCTTACCAGTCTTGGAAGTGTGACTTATCATAAAACCTTGTTTAAAAATAAGTTTACAGGGAAATATGAGTATTTGCTGGATCGTGTGATGGGGATTGAAAAACATGAAAGGATGAGTGAGGATGCAGTAGCAGAGCTTCTTGGAGAAGCTGTTCAGACCAGTTATAGAAAAGGTGGGATATCTGCGTGTATGACAGAAGAATGTGTAAGCAAAGAAACGGTCATGAACAAGCTGCACGCATTAGAATTCCCGAAAAACACGGAACAGCTGGAAAAAAAGAAAGTCGTGGATTATCTATATATCGATGCAGATGAGGATCATGTTTCCCTGCAGTTCAGGGAAAGAAAAGGTGATCTGATAAATTTAGAGAATAACCGGAAAAATAATCAGGCAATAGCAAAACTGGTATATATATACGAGGGAATTGAAAAAGAAGCACCTGCGGGTAAAAGACATAAGCTGATTAACCCTTATTATTTCTGCCGTGTATGTAACGGAAAGGAAAACAGGAAACTTTGGGATGAAGTCTACGAGTATATAGAAAATCACTATGAAGTGAACCGGATTAAAAAAATATACCTGAATGCAGATGGCGGAGCATGGATAAAGTCAGGTAAAAAAAGCATTGCCGGAATAACCTATGTATTCGATGAATTCCATCTGGAAAAAGCGGTCATGAAGCTGACAAGCCATATGAAAGACAGGCGGGAGGATACGAGGAAAGAATTGTATGAAGCAATCCGTAAGAAGAAAAAATCGGATTTTGAAGAGATTGTAGAAAAACTAGAGGAAGGGTTAAAGGATCAGAAGGAAGTGAAACGTATCGAGGATAATAAAGTGTACCTTCTGTCAAACTGGACGGCAGCGAAGCTGCGCTTAAACCATAAAGACGGAGTGAAAGGATGCAGTGCAGAGGGACATGTGAGCCATGTGTTATCCAGCAGGATGAGTTCTCGTCCGATGGGATGGAGTATCAAAGGAATGTCAAAAATGGCTGAATTAAGAGCGTATTACTACAATGGCAGGGATATGCTTGAATTAGTGCGCTATCAAAAAGAAAATCTACAAAAAGCAGTTGGTTGTGAAGAGGTTGTTTTTAGCTGTGAAGAAATGCTGAGGGAAGAGAGAAAAAGAAGACGAGTGTTGGGAAAACTGGCTGAACTGCCGATTTATCGTATTCCATACCCACAGATTAGGAAGATAGCCAACTTTAAAGGACATATTTATGGCTTGTAA
- a CDS encoding YjdF family protein — protein MDKVSGRLTVFFEDPFWVGIFESISDGKLSVCKVTFCAEPKDYEVYDFVLKNYYQLRFSPAVATDVKKTGRNPKRIQREVRKQVQNTGIGTKSQQALKLQQEQLKTERKTVSWEQRETEKQRQFELKQQKRKEKHRGR, from the coding sequence ATGGACAAAGTATCAGGCAGATTGACAGTATTTTTTGAAGACCCATTCTGGGTAGGCATTTTTGAAAGCATATCGGATGGAAAGCTCTCTGTATGCAAGGTTACGTTTTGTGCGGAACCGAAAGACTATGAGGTGTATGATTTTGTCTTGAAAAATTACTATCAGCTAAGATTTAGTCCGGCTGTGGCAACTGATGTAAAGAAGACTGGGCGTAATCCGAAACGGATACAGCGAGAAGTGCGAAAACAAGTACAGAATACTGGAATAGGTACAAAATCGCAACAGGCTTTGAAATTGCAGCAGGAGCAGTTGAAAACTGAGCGTAAGACTGTGAGCTGGGAACAACGGGAGACAGAAAAACAGCGGCAGTTTGAACTGAAACAGCAGAAAAGGAAAGAGAAGCATAGGGGCAGATAG